From Candidatus Hydrogenedentota bacterium, one genomic window encodes:
- a CDS encoding BlaI/MecI/CopY family transcriptional regulator produces the protein MKSASRPSELELQVLALMWENGPLTAREVSALMPDGKSRAYTTVLSVLQVMEKKGLVSHTQDGRANRYAAKAAKRAVLGPMLRQMVANVFGGSPSAAVQHLLQETKVSADELSEIRKVIAEHDTASKRGGKAK, from the coding sequence ATGAAGTCAGCTAGCCGGCCTTCCGAACTGGAACTCCAAGTCCTGGCCCTCATGTGGGAAAACGGCCCGCTGACGGCCCGGGAAGTGAGTGCGCTCATGCCCGACGGAAAGTCGCGGGCGTACACGACGGTGTTGAGCGTGCTTCAAGTAATGGAAAAGAAGGGACTCGTATCGCACACGCAGGATGGACGGGCAAATCGCTATGCGGCGAAGGCCGCCAAGCGCGCCGTACTTGGACCGATGTTGAGACAGATGGTCGCAAATGTGTTCGGAGGAAGCCCGTCGGCGGCAGTGCAGCACTTGTTACAGGAGACAAAAGTCTCAGCTGACGAACTGAGCGAGATTCGCAAGGTCATTGCGGAACATGACACGGCCTCAAAGCGAGGAGGCAAAGCCAAATGA
- a CDS encoding carboxypeptidase regulatory-like domain-containing protein encodes MIDLASLWSPTLWAQLPMALLHTIWEGTLISVLLWAVLRRLPAKHADLRYGASVAAMAIVVATWWTTWALLGFEASNSEVMNDATNVAATAPSASSMTRAETPAPTSKPTHSSIPWQQWTTYAWLAGVAAMTIRTAALLTGAGQLRRESVPCTNEAVLAFAEDIREAIGVGRRVALRVSQTATSPFAMGILWPVVVLPAHIATGMPPEYLRAVLAHEFAHIRRWDYLVNLMQLLVESLLFFNPAVWWISRQIRIEREACCDAMAIRHCGNAVEYARVLADAAERTNASLAAVMAMGGPLPEQSLLERVRRLLAPNHRPILCLPWYTFSIFLLVSTILLASLGGTTFFAVTFIAQAMKPEERIAKMAEVQQKTRELHFDDSARVVVTGTVQTEDGTPLPKPLNISFESITDCSSCYDSAPIHDGHYEKEILPGFVLAFCRVDGYALSFAEPTLVTPEQSPREINVVLRRGRTAQIHCMDNNGTSVANARVVWNLPLVIPTRQKNALWFPGGEAVSDAEGMIQVEHCWDRPLKLEVIAPGYQMRRIPEAAIPTNEAFTCMLEKARPARIIVKDRVTGAPIEGAELLLLVSEGLYFYQCDLQNGLNPARDAMRLGVSDPSGQILFDTASEGTRYWCGIAAPNGRKIILDRPIVAGQETIDVEVGPPLSVRGTIFAPPDTSDVWNGPHEVGYEFILRIAHQSHGLMGNFDAVFKDGVAEFFYSNLWPCGIVLYGGEDRNVIDLREPVDNVELRLAPKVLKTEQAKRKVVVHFVVPEGNPAPQGTFRLDHIARPGDTHYTIRTFPILFGEVHTEVPVPTKLAYHMDRTAGYWIKQASEIVVDAGDEPFRLNVPTLPAGAIHGKISGSHSRGLNLTLKELEQAPSVDTQSLDVQPEYNADGEYSISPLPIGGVYCVMACADATTVISDSIALTEAEPIHEVNLTLPEGKTISGQVTLPDGTPLAGCTVMLKLAHPKMSSSNSTLTDGQGKFRFEHVNPEWGMSYSLEIRSRADFQPLYRKVKPGAIVDLRLEHGKVLEGTLIEDASGLPIPGAQVCAISLKQHGLVEAEVKTDKHGKFRFSTLSDGEYRLSARDAREIKEMLVTPDTGKPVELRVTLADWSTLKPAKKSQ; translated from the coding sequence ATGATCGATCTCGCCTCGCTGTGGAGTCCAACGCTATGGGCACAATTGCCCATGGCGCTGCTGCACACGATTTGGGAAGGCACGCTCATTTCCGTGCTGCTTTGGGCAGTGCTCCGTCGTCTCCCGGCGAAGCATGCAGACCTTCGATACGGCGCGAGCGTGGCAGCGATGGCGATAGTCGTGGCAACGTGGTGGACCACATGGGCATTGCTAGGTTTTGAGGCATCAAATTCGGAAGTCATGAACGATGCCACGAACGTCGCCGCAACCGCACCGTCCGCTTCCTCCATGACGCGCGCCGAGACGCCTGCACCAACTTCGAAGCCTACGCATTCGAGTATCCCGTGGCAACAGTGGACCACGTATGCGTGGCTCGCAGGAGTGGCCGCAATGACGATTCGTACCGCCGCGTTGCTCACGGGCGCGGGCCAATTGCGCAGAGAAAGCGTGCCGTGTACCAACGAGGCCGTTCTCGCGTTTGCGGAAGATATACGCGAAGCTATTGGCGTAGGACGCCGGGTCGCGCTGCGCGTGTCGCAAACGGCAACGAGTCCGTTTGCGATGGGTATTCTGTGGCCGGTGGTCGTGCTTCCCGCGCACATCGCTACGGGAATGCCGCCGGAATACCTCCGTGCAGTGCTTGCGCACGAGTTCGCACACATTCGCCGTTGGGATTATCTCGTCAACCTGATGCAGTTGCTCGTGGAGTCGTTGCTGTTCTTCAACCCCGCCGTGTGGTGGATTAGCCGGCAGATTCGGATTGAGCGGGAGGCCTGCTGCGACGCGATGGCCATCCGGCATTGCGGCAACGCAGTGGAATACGCGCGCGTGCTCGCCGACGCGGCTGAGCGAACCAATGCGTCGTTAGCTGCCGTCATGGCCATGGGTGGACCTCTGCCCGAGCAATCGCTGCTTGAGCGGGTGCGCCGTTTGCTTGCGCCGAATCATCGCCCCATCCTGTGCCTTCCCTGGTACACGTTTTCAATCTTCCTGCTCGTATCTACGATCTTGCTGGCAAGCCTCGGCGGCACCACGTTCTTCGCGGTGACGTTTATTGCCCAGGCTATGAAGCCCGAAGAGCGGATTGCGAAGATGGCCGAAGTGCAACAGAAGACCAGAGAATTGCACTTTGATGATTCTGCGCGCGTCGTAGTCACCGGTACCGTGCAAACCGAGGATGGTACGCCGCTCCCAAAACCGCTGAATATTAGTTTTGAGAGCATTACCGACTGTAGCTCCTGCTATGACTCGGCGCCTATTCATGACGGGCACTATGAAAAGGAGATACTGCCGGGGTTCGTTTTGGCGTTCTGCAGGGTAGATGGGTATGCCCTCTCTTTTGCGGAGCCAACGCTGGTCACACCGGAGCAGTCACCGCGGGAAATCAACGTCGTGTTACGGCGTGGCCGCACCGCGCAAATCCATTGTATGGACAACAACGGAACGTCGGTTGCCAACGCACGCGTCGTGTGGAACTTACCGCTTGTCATACCGACTCGCCAAAAGAATGCCCTCTGGTTTCCCGGAGGAGAAGCCGTCTCCGATGCCGAGGGTATGATCCAAGTTGAGCATTGCTGGGATCGGCCGCTCAAACTGGAGGTCATAGCACCAGGCTACCAAATGCGGCGAATACCGGAGGCCGCCATACCCACAAACGAAGCTTTCACGTGTATGCTCGAGAAGGCACGACCTGCGCGCATCATCGTCAAGGATCGCGTAACCGGCGCGCCCATTGAAGGAGCAGAATTGCTGCTCTTGGTGTCAGAAGGTCTGTATTTCTACCAATGCGACCTTCAGAATGGTCTGAACCCAGCACGCGACGCAATGCGGCTGGGAGTCTCGGACCCAAGCGGGCAAATCCTCTTCGACACCGCAAGCGAGGGCACGCGCTATTGGTGCGGCATCGCGGCTCCAAATGGCCGCAAGATCATTTTGGATCGCCCTATCGTCGCTGGGCAAGAAACGATAGACGTCGAAGTCGGTCCGCCGCTTTCTGTACGCGGCACGATATTCGCTCCTCCCGATACCAGCGACGTGTGGAATGGTCCGCATGAAGTTGGATACGAGTTCATCCTACGTATTGCTCATCAGTCCCATGGGTTAATGGGTAATTTTGACGCGGTCTTCAAAGACGGTGTGGCGGAATTCTTCTACTCGAATCTCTGGCCCTGTGGGATCGTGTTGTACGGTGGAGAAGACCGGAACGTGATCGATCTGCGAGAACCGGTGGACAATGTAGAACTCAGGCTTGCACCGAAAGTCCTAAAGACTGAGCAGGCCAAACGCAAAGTAGTCGTGCACTTCGTTGTGCCCGAAGGCAATCCGGCGCCACAAGGCACATTTCGGCTCGACCATATCGCCCGCCCCGGCGACACTCACTATACAATCAGGACATTTCCTATTCTCTTTGGCGAAGTTCATACCGAGGTACCGGTACCTACGAAGCTTGCTTACCATATGGACCGCACTGCAGGGTATTGGATCAAACAAGCTTCGGAGATAGTGGTTGATGCGGGGGATGAACCATTTCGGCTGAATGTGCCCACTCTGCCAGCGGGCGCGATTCATGGAAAAATATCCGGGAGCCATTCGAGAGGCCTGAACTTAACATTGAAAGAACTTGAGCAAGCGCCAAGTGTAGATACGCAGTCATTAGATGTTCAGCCCGAGTACAATGCCGATGGAGAGTATTCGATTAGCCCGCTGCCGATTGGCGGAGTCTATTGCGTCATGGCCTGCGCAGACGCCACGACAGTGATCAGTGATTCCATCGCGCTGACGGAGGCCGAGCCTATACACGAAGTGAACCTCACCCTACCTGAGGGGAAAACCATCTCGGGGCAAGTGACTCTGCCAGATGGAACCCCCTTGGCTGGCTGTACAGTAATGCTGAAACTCGCGCACCCCAAAATGTCTTCGTCGAATTCAACGTTAACGGATGGGCAAGGAAAGTTCCGATTCGAGCACGTAAACCCAGAGTGGGGCATGAGCTATTCTCTTGAGATCAGATCGAGAGCAGACTTCCAGCCGCTGTATCGCAAGGTGAAGCCAGGTGCAATCGTTGACCTCAGGCTAGAACACGGCAAGGTCCTTGAAGGTACGTTGATTGAAGATGCAAGCGGCCTTCCAATCCCCGGCGCTCAGGTTTGTGCAATCTCGTTGAAACAGCATGGCCTTGTGGAAGCAGAAGTCAAGACGGACAAGCACGGGAAGTTCCGCTTCAGTACGCTGAGCGATGGGGAGTACCGGCTCAGCGCGCGCGATGCACGCGAAATCAAGGAGATGTTGGTTACGCCCGACACTGGTAAACCGGTCGAGCTACGGGTGACATTAGCCGACTGGAGTACGTTGAAGCCTGCTAAAAAGAGTCAATGA